The proteins below are encoded in one region of Kogia breviceps isolate mKogBre1 chromosome 8, mKogBre1 haplotype 1, whole genome shotgun sequence:
- the LRRC8A gene encoding volume-regulated anion channel subunit LRRC8A, translating to MIPVTELRYFADTQPAYRILKPWWDVFTDYISIVMLMIAVFGGTLQVTQDKMICLPCKWVTRDSCNDSFRGWAAPGPEPRYPNSTILPSPDAGPTGIKYDLDRHQYNYVDAVCYENRLHWFAKYFPYLVLLHTLIFLACSNFWFKFPRTSSKLEHFVSILLKCFDSPWTTRALSETVVEESDPKPAFSKMNGSMDKKSSTVSEDVEATVPMLQRTKSRIEQGIVDRSETGVLDKKEGEQAKALFEKVKKFRTHVEEGDIVYRLYMRQTIIKVIKFILIICYTVYYVHNIKFDVDCTVDIESLTGYRTYRCAHPLATLFKILASFYISLVIFYGLICMYTLWWMLRRSLKKYSFESIREESSYSDIPDVKNDFAFMLHLIDQYDPLYSKRFAVFLSEVSENKLRQLNLNNEWTLDKLRQRLTKNAQDKLELHLFMLSGIPDTVFDLVELEVLKLELIPDVTIPPSIAQLTGLKELWLYHTAAKIEAPALAFLRENLRALHVKFTDIKEIPLWIYSLKTLEELHLTGNLSAENNRYIVIDGLRELKRLKVLRLKSNLSKLPQVVTDVGAHLQKLAVNNEGTKLVVLNSLKKMANLTELELVRCDLERIPHSIFSLHNLQEIDLKDNNLKTIEEIISFQHLHRLTCLKLWYNHIAYIPVQIGNLTNLERLYLNRNKIEKIPTQLFYCRKLRYLDLSHNNLTFLPADIGLLQNLQNLAVTANRIEALPPELFQCRKLRALHLGNNTLQSLPSRVGELTSLTQIELRGNRLECLPVELGECPLLKRSGLVVEEDLFNTLPPEVKERLWRADKEQA from the exons ATGATTCCGGTGACAGAGCTCCGCTACTTTGCGGACACGCAGCCAGCGTACCGGATCCTGAAGCCGTGGTGGGACGTGTTCACCGACTACATCTCCATCGTCATGCTGATGATCGCGGTTTTTGGCGGCACGCTGCAGGTCACCCAGGACAAGATGATCTGCCTGCCGTGTAAGTGGGTCACCAGGGACTCCTGCAACGACTCATTCCGGGGCTGGGCGGCCCCCGGCCCAGAGCCCCGCTACCCCAACTCCACCATCTTGCCGAGCCCCGACGCTGGCCCCACGGGCATCAAGTATGACCTGGACAGGCACCAGTACAACTATGTGGACGCCGTGTGCTACGAGAACCGCCTGCACTGGTTCGCCAAGTACTTCCCCTACCTGGTGCTTCTGCACACACTTATCTTCCTGGCCTGCAGCAACTTCTGGTTCAAGTTCCCTCGCACCAGCTCGAAGCTGGAGCATTTTGTGTCCATCCTGCTCAAGTGCTTCGACTCGCCGTGGACCACGCGAGCCCTGTCGGAGACGGTGGTGGAGGAGAGCGACCCCAAGCCGGCCTTCAGCAAGATGAACGGCTCCATGGACAAGAAGTCGTCGACGGTCAGCGAGGACGTGGAGGCCACCGTGCCCATGCTGCAGCGAACCAAGTCTCGGATCGAGCAGGGCATCGTGGACCGCTCGGAGACGGGCGTGCTGGACAAGAAGGAGGGGGAGCAGGCCAAGGCGCTGTTCGAGAAGGTGAAGAAGTTCCGGACCCACGTGGAGGAGGGGGACATCGTGTACCGTCTCTACATGCGGCAGACCATCATCAAGGTGATCAAGTTCATCCTCATCATCTGCTACACCGTCTACTACGTGCACAACATCAAGTTCGACGTGGACTGCACCGTGGACATCGAGAGCCTGACGGGCTACCGCACGTACCGGTGCGCCCACCCCCTGGCCACGCTCTTCAAGATCCTGGCGTCCTTCTACATCAGCCTGGTCATCTTCTATGGCCTCATCTGCATGTACACGCTCTGGTGGATGCTCCGGCGCTCCCTCAAGAAGTACTCGTTTGAGTCCATCCGCGAGGAGAGCAGCTACAGCGACATCCCCGACGTCAAGAACGACTTTGCCTTCATGCTGCACCTCATCGACCAGTACGACCCGCTCTACTCCAAGCGCTTTGCCGTCTTCCTGTCGGAGGTGAGTGAGAACAAGCTGCGGCAGCTGAACCTCAACAACGAGTGGACGCTGGACAAACTGCGGCAGCGGCTCACCAAGAACGCGCAGGACAAGCTGGAGCTGCACCTGTTCATGCTCAGCGGTATCCCCGACACCGTGTTCGACCTGGTGGAGCTGGAGGTGCTGAAGCTGGAGCTGATCCCCGACGTGACCATCCCGCCCAGCATCGCGCAGCTCACGGGCCTCAAGGAGCTGTGGCTGTACCACACGGCCGCCAAGATTGAGGCGCCCGCCCTGGCCTTCCTGCGCGAGAACCTGCGGGCGCTGCACGTCAAGTTCACGGACATCAAGGAGATCCCGCTGTGGATCTACAGCCTGAAGACGCTGGAGGAGCTGCACCTGACGGGCAACCTGAGCGCGGAGAACAACCGCTACATCGTCATCGACGGGCTGCGCGAGCTCAAGCGGCTCAAGGTGCTGCGGCTCAAGAGCAACCTGAGCAAGCTGCCGCAGGTGGTCACGGACGTGGGCGCGCACCTGCAGAAGCTGGCCGTCAACAACGAGGGCACCAAGCTCGTCGTCCTCAACAGCCTCAAGAAGATGGCCAACCTGACAGAGCTGGAGCTGGTCCGCTGCGACCTGGAGCGGATCCCCCACTCCATCTTCAGCCTCCACAACCTGCAGGAGATCGACCTCAAGGACAACAACCTCAAGACCATCGAGGAGATCATCAGCTTCCAGCACCTGCACCGCCTCACCTGCCTTAAGCTGTGGTACAACCACATCGCCTACATCCCCGTCCAGATCGGCAACCTCACCAACCTCGAGCGCCTCTACCTGAACCGCAACAAGATCGAGAAGATCCCCACCCAGCTCTTCTACTGCCGCAAGCTGCGCTACCTGGACCTCAGCCACAACAACCTGACCTTCCTCCCCGCTGACATCGGCCTCCTGCAGAACCTCCAGAACCTGGCCGTCACGGCCAACCGG ATCGAGGCGCTGCCGCCGGAGCTCTTCCAGTGCCGGAAGCTGCGGGCCCTGCACCTGGGCAACAACACCCTGCAGTCACTGCCCTCACGGGTGGGCGAGCTGACCAGCCTGACCCAGATCGAGCTGCGGGGCAACCGGCTGGAGTGCCTGCCCGTGGAGCTGGGCGAGTGCCCGCTGCTCAAGCGCAGTGGCCTGGTGGTGGAGGAGGACCTGTTCAACACTCTGCCCCCCGAGGTGAAGGAGCGGCTCTGGAGGGCTGACAAGGAGCAGGCCTGA